The Spirochaetota bacterium genomic interval TTTTCGCGAGGCCGGTGACGATCTCGTCGATCTTCTGCCGTTGAACGCGCTCGAGGTCGGAAAGCTCGGAAACGAGGTCGTCCTTTTTCAGCACGCCGATCAGTATGCCCCGCTTGGACACGACCGGGAGGATCGGCACGTCATGGGTGTAGAAGAGCCTCGCGATGTCCTCCGGCCGCCTGTTCTCCGGGTTAAAGGGATTCTCCTCGAAGACCTGCTTTCCGTCGGGCGTTGTTTCATTGTTGCCGGACATTAAAACCCCAGTACGTCATACATGGTATAGAGGCCGGCGGGCTTCCCCGCCAGGAATTCCATTGCCGCCACCGCGCCCGCAGCCAGGGTCTCCCTGCTGGTGAGCCGGTGGGTAAGCTCGATGCGCTCGCCGATGGCGGTGAAGTACACCGTGTGCTCGCCGACGATATCGCCACCCCTCATGGCCAGGATGCCTATCTCGTTTTTCGAGCGCTCCCCCACGATGCCGTCACGGCCGGGAACCTCGCGGGCCCCCTTCAGGTCCCGCATGTTCTCCTTCACGATCTCGAGGAGTTTCCGCGCGGTGCCCGAGGGCGCGTCCTTCTTGAAGCGGTGGTGCGCCTCGAAAATCTCCACGTCATAGTCGGTCGAAAGGGCCCGCGCCGCGGTCTCGGTAAGCTTGAAGAGGAGATTTACCCCCAGGGACATGTTCGGCGAAAAAATCACCGGGATCTGCGCCGCGGCCTTTTTTATGGCGTCCCGCTCATCGTTGGAAAAGCCGGTCGTGCCGATCACCAGCGGCTTGCGGTTCGCGCGGGCCTCCTCCAGGAGCAGCATCGACGCCGCGGGGGAGGAAAAGTCGATTATGCCGTCGGTCTTGCTGATGTCATCCTGATTGATCCGCGACACCGTGACGTTCATCCGCTCGACGTTCACGAGGGCCCCGGCGTCGCGGCCGTAGAGGGGCGCGCCCTCGTGGTCGAAGGCCGCGGCCAGGGTATGCCTCCGCTCCAGCAGTATCTTCAGGACCGATACGCCCATCCTTCCGCAGATGCCGCAAATGCCCATTCTCATTTCAGCGTCACCCCGTAGTCGAGAAGGGCCTTCCTGAGCCTGGCCCTGTTGTCGTCCGACAGCGGCACCAGAGGGAGCCGCAGTTCCTCAGTGCAGTATCCGGCCATTGCCATCGCCGCCTTGACCGGGATGGGATTCGTCTCGAGGAACATGGCCCGGCAGAGCGGAAGGAGCCGGTAAAACTGCTTCCGCGCCTCGTCGATCTTCCCCTCGTTAAAGAAGGTTATCACCTTCTTCACATC includes:
- a CDS encoding 4-hydroxy-tetrahydrodipicolinate reductase, encoding MRMGICGICGRMGVSVLKILLERRHTLAAAFDHEGAPLYGRDAGALVNVERMNVTVSRINQDDISKTDGIIDFSSPAASMLLLEEARANRKPLVIGTTGFSNDERDAIKKAAAQIPVIFSPNMSLGVNLLFKLTETAARALSTDYDVEIFEAHHRFKKDAPSGTARKLLEIVKENMRDLKGAREVPGRDGIVGERSKNEIGILAMRGGDIVGEHTVYFTAIGERIELTHRLTSRETLAAGAVAAMEFLAGKPAGLYTMYDVLGF